In Halobacteriovorax marinus SJ, the following proteins share a genomic window:
- a CDS encoding cytochrome c biogenesis protein CcdA gives MGTSKLQLIVALLLTLTFSTWVSASGGEEDKIPDIPVKFAISTLKVEDNYYLALNYENFPHWHTYWKNPGDAGLPLKFDFQIDNKKESLTELEWPTPKKYIEEGDMLAFGYEKQYSIFFKLPKNFSNSTFKIDSNWLVCKHICIPGKAHVEGSFNDFKVNLSTPASFEVSEDQLKERFEKLPRENSNAPHLDLVLAKDGKEDNKLVLYYNLSSLENKEIDIAKNILTPFPHEPFNFIREKVFKDKKGNYYAKYNIEWDGEYMEPEIPLPKDGKFKTPYELRFLFANPTSGQTEIIKHSFHSFSLTASENFNKFTELLTPVETNLRNNLKDSSPTTLDTTKASANESIFFYLLLAFVGGLILNFMPCVLPVISIKLFGLIQHRSESKSRILKHNLSYTLGILTTFVMLTVAIIALKSAGEQVGWGFQLQSPVFVLAMIVVLFVFALNLFGLFEFRTPGGSKLGGLETNESFFGDFSSGVLATILSTPCSAPFLGTALTFAFTSSNFTILAIFLFVGLGLAFPFLITGFFPATISFLPKPGMWMENLKKFLGLTLLLTIIWLIDVFSSLTDHMAGVMIKLNTALLLCFFAFYLAKKITKSKLWIAVFHILYIALFANILMTPKSDISNKSQSALLQEKNAKGLQWEKWSEDKMKQYAGEGKKVFIDFTAKWCFTCKVNERLVIETSAFKKLVDEKNVQLLLADWTKRDEVIGSWLKKNGYVGVPAYFVINSKGELIDLGETISISEISESLN, from the coding sequence ATGGGAACTTCTAAACTGCAACTCATTGTTGCACTTCTCCTAACTTTAACTTTTTCAACTTGGGTTAGTGCCTCTGGAGGAGAAGAAGATAAGATTCCAGATATTCCTGTAAAATTTGCGATATCGACTCTCAAAGTTGAAGATAATTATTACCTCGCACTCAATTATGAAAACTTTCCACATTGGCATACCTACTGGAAAAACCCTGGAGACGCAGGTCTTCCACTAAAATTTGATTTTCAAATTGATAATAAGAAAGAAAGTCTCACTGAATTAGAATGGCCAACACCTAAGAAATATATTGAAGAGGGAGATATGCTGGCCTTTGGATACGAGAAGCAGTATTCAATATTTTTCAAATTACCTAAGAACTTTTCTAATAGTACATTTAAAATTGATTCTAATTGGCTTGTTTGTAAGCATATATGTATTCCAGGTAAGGCCCATGTTGAAGGAAGCTTCAATGACTTTAAAGTTAATTTAAGTACTCCTGCTTCATTTGAGGTTTCAGAGGATCAATTAAAAGAGAGATTTGAGAAGCTTCCAAGAGAAAATTCAAATGCTCCCCATCTAGATCTAGTCCTTGCTAAAGATGGTAAAGAAGATAATAAGCTAGTTCTCTATTACAATCTCTCGAGCTTAGAAAATAAAGAAATTGATATAGCTAAGAATATTCTTACTCCATTTCCACACGAGCCATTTAATTTTATTAGAGAAAAGGTTTTTAAAGATAAGAAAGGAAATTACTACGCCAAGTATAATATTGAATGGGACGGCGAATATATGGAGCCAGAAATCCCTCTCCCTAAAGATGGTAAGTTCAAAACTCCGTATGAGCTTCGTTTTTTGTTTGCAAACCCTACAAGTGGTCAAACTGAGATTATTAAGCATAGCTTTCACTCTTTCTCACTAACTGCTAGTGAAAACTTTAATAAATTTACAGAACTGCTCACTCCTGTAGAAACAAACTTAAGAAATAATTTAAAAGACTCTAGTCCTACAACTCTAGATACAACGAAAGCAAGTGCTAATGAGTCCATTTTCTTTTACTTACTTCTAGCTTTTGTTGGAGGACTCATATTAAATTTCATGCCATGTGTTCTCCCGGTTATTTCCATAAAATTATTTGGGTTAATCCAACATAGATCAGAGAGTAAATCTAGAATTCTTAAACACAATTTAAGTTATACATTAGGGATTCTTACTACATTTGTTATGCTCACAGTTGCTATCATTGCTCTAAAGTCCGCTGGGGAACAAGTTGGCTGGGGCTTCCAGCTTCAATCGCCAGTTTTTGTCCTGGCAATGATCGTAGTTCTTTTTGTATTTGCACTAAATTTATTTGGACTCTTTGAGTTTAGAACACCTGGTGGATCAAAGCTTGGAGGACTAGAAACTAATGAAAGCTTCTTTGGAGATTTTTCTTCTGGTGTATTGGCAACCATTCTCTCCACACCTTGTTCCGCTCCATTTCTAGGAACGGCACTTACATTTGCATTCACTTCATCTAATTTTACAATATTGGCGATTTTCCTCTTTGTAGGACTTGGACTGGCCTTCCCATTTCTGATTACAGGCTTTTTTCCTGCCACTATTTCATTTCTCCCAAAGCCTGGAATGTGGATGGAGAATTTAAAGAAATTTCTAGGACTAACTCTACTCCTAACAATTATCTGGCTAATTGATGTCTTCTCATCGCTAACTGACCATATGGCAGGAGTAATGATAAAGCTCAATACGGCACTACTATTGTGCTTCTTTGCCTTTTATCTTGCTAAGAAAATCACTAAATCCAAGTTATGGATTGCAGTCTTTCACATCCTCTATATTGCTTTATTTGCGAATATTCTAATGACTCCTAAGAGTGATATTAGTAACAAGAGTCAATCAGCTCTTCTTCAAGAAAAGAACGCAAAAGGTCTACAGTGGGAAAAGTGGTCTGAAGATAAAATGAAACAATATGCAGGAGAGGGAAAGAAAGTATTTATCGACTTCACTGCAAAATGGTGTTTTACATGTAAAGTAAACGAAAGGCTTGTTATCGAAACGAGTGCATTTAAAAAGTTAGTAGACGAAAAAAATGTTCAACTCTTACTTGCTGACTGGACTAAGAGGGATGAAGTCATTGGCTCTTGGCTTAAAAAGAATGGTTACGTTGGAGTTCCCGCCTACTTTGTAATTAATTCAAAGGGAGAATTAATAGACTTAGGAGAAACAATTTCAATTAGTGAAATAAGTGAGAGCTTGAATTAA
- a CDS encoding NAD(P)H-dependent glycerol-3-phosphate dehydrogenase produces the protein MKYDYALVVGAGAFGTSIASVLANNFKNVILKVRSVDVYESLLKGSNEVYLPGINLADNIVPALTWEEVDEKAKGKVEIIVSGLPTAGINDFFKENYERFTKYFEQEIPLVSLSKGIDPQTLEMADDLFFDLWNEYKEQFIFLSGPSFAKEILQEQVTLVTAAGRSKHNLESISKMLDTTYFKVLPSYDVKGVLLGGALKNILAIAGGIIEGLGYNHNTRAAMITRGIAEMLRFGKVFNARPETFYGLSGMGDLILTTTGELSRNKTFGLEIAKGRSAEEIINSQRTVVEGYKTAKAVHLLCEKYAIRANIFQGVYKVLYENAVPGDVLKKLMNQPSKFELD, from the coding sequence ATGAAGTATGATTATGCACTAGTTGTTGGGGCAGGGGCGTTTGGAACATCAATAGCCTCGGTATTGGCCAATAATTTCAAAAATGTAATTCTTAAGGTTAGATCAGTGGATGTATATGAGAGTCTATTAAAGGGCTCAAATGAAGTCTATCTTCCGGGGATTAATCTCGCTGATAATATTGTTCCCGCTCTTACTTGGGAAGAAGTTGATGAGAAGGCAAAGGGGAAGGTTGAGATTATCGTTTCTGGACTACCTACTGCTGGAATAAATGATTTCTTCAAAGAGAATTACGAGCGTTTTACAAAGTATTTTGAACAAGAGATTCCTCTCGTTTCTCTGTCTAAGGGAATTGACCCGCAAACCTTAGAGATGGCCGATGATCTCTTCTTTGATTTATGGAATGAGTATAAAGAGCAGTTTATCTTTCTCTCAGGTCCAAGCTTTGCTAAAGAAATACTTCAAGAGCAAGTTACGCTTGTTACTGCTGCCGGAAGGTCTAAACATAATCTTGAAAGCATTTCTAAGATGCTAGATACAACATATTTTAAAGTACTACCTAGCTATGATGTAAAGGGTGTACTCTTAGGTGGTGCACTTAAGAATATATTGGCCATCGCTGGTGGTATTATTGAGGGTCTTGGCTATAATCACAACACTCGTGCGGCCATGATTACTCGAGGTATTGCTGAGATGCTACGCTTTGGAAAGGTGTTCAATGCTAGACCAGAGACTTTCTATGGACTCAGTGGAATGGGTGATCTTATCTTAACAACTACCGGAGAGTTATCTAGGAATAAGACATTCGGGCTTGAAATTGCAAAAGGTAGAAGTGCTGAGGAGATTATAAACTCGCAAAGAACTGTTGTAGAAGGCTATAAGACGGCAAAAGCCGTTCATCTACTATGTGAGAAATATGCGATTAGAGCAAATATTTTTCAAGGTGTTTATAAAGTTCTTTATGAAAATGCTGTACCTGGAGATGTTCTTAAAAAATTAATGAATCAACCTAGTAAGTTTGAGCTTGATTAA
- a CDS encoding DUF493 family protein, which yields MISELEKFKALLDDQYTWPAPYLFKFIVPSTELKTLEGMVEGNKLSEKPSKNGKYTSVSFTSVCNSSDEVIQMYQKVSTIPGILSL from the coding sequence ATGATATCAGAATTAGAAAAATTTAAAGCATTATTAGATGACCAATATACTTGGCCTGCGCCATATTTATTTAAATTCATTGTTCCAAGTACAGAATTAAAGACTTTAGAGGGGATGGTTGAGGGTAATAAATTATCTGAAAAACCATCTAAAAATGGCAAGTATACTTCTGTTAGCTTTACCAGTGTTTGTAACTCTTCTGATGAAGTTATTCAGATGTATCAAAAAGTTTCAACAATTCCAGGAATCCTCTCTCTGTAG